The following coding sequences lie in one Komagataeibacter sucrofermentans DSM 15973 genomic window:
- a CDS encoding cupin domain-containing protein: MPLHPARLAAACLCIASLATTAAHAQTVASGHRDILLQADHSWNGVAYAPYPTTRPELTMIRLTIPAHTALPWHTHPVPNAGYVLEGQLTIHDRDSGRKETFHQGEAFAESVNDTHRGETGDTRTIVLLTYAGTPGTPTSVPARGEKPEY, from the coding sequence ATGCCCCTGCACCCTGCCCGCCTGGCCGCCGCCTGCCTGTGCATTGCCAGCCTTGCCACGACAGCAGCCCATGCCCAGACGGTCGCCTCCGGCCATCGTGATATCCTGCTGCAGGCCGATCATTCATGGAATGGCGTGGCGTATGCGCCCTACCCCACCACGCGCCCCGAACTGACCATGATCCGCCTGACCATTCCCGCCCATACCGCGCTGCCGTGGCACACCCACCCCGTGCCCAACGCGGGCTACGTGCTGGAAGGGCAGTTGACGATTCATGATCGTGATAGTGGCAGAAAGGAAACTTTCCATCAGGGCGAAGCGTTTGCCGAATCCGTAAATGACACGCATCGCGGGGAAACGGGCGATACCCGCACCATCGTGCTGCTGACCTATGCCGGCACGCCGGGCACGCCCACCTCCGTTCCCGCCAGGGGAGAAAAGCCTGAATACTGA
- a CDS encoding MMPL family transporter produces the protein MTARPRSIKPLAIGLLVSLVVAACVFMAIPLRTDMAGFLPAGRTDNTRFIMREIQSGSAATVILAAIEGAPPDVLAQASQTMADSLAHSGLFVTVTNGSRPPDGADEAFLFSHRYLLAPPDSARDFSVDALHDDMQAVLDMMESSAEPLAQHYGLADPTGAFMALLRAWAPHSHGRSIDGVWFAPERDRALILLRTRANGMDLYAQKQVQAAINAAYAAAARPGMRLLMSGPAVFALKASHAMQADVEFLSTASMILVTAVLIWRFRSPWVLAAMGIPFALSLSVAMVVVKVLFGYVHGISFGFGMTMLGVSLDYPVLLIGHRDQGEDAAAPLRRIGTSLRLAVTSACLGLTGMVFCGLPGLAQLGVFSVAGLVSAAATTLWLLPRLIEKADLSPGVATHADGILRIESWRRYRLWFLIVPVIGAGVLLVHPPQRETDIASLSPVPPALRALDAELRHEIGAPDAGQAIIVQAPSVQGVLEREERLMPVLDALQARGVMGDAEYAARFLPSMTLQRARIARLPDTAELARRLDEARADLPFQPDAFAPFVHDVAVTRAMAPLQPGDMTSPLVATRLAPLLFARQGQWFGIILPETVRDTAALATAFATQPGIMVLNMRNETNAIVADHMHQALWWTVAGTLMAIIVLALGLRNGRRLARVCVAVGSAGIVIMAAMAVLGVRLSLIHVISLQFVMGVGLDYALFFARPQIDRAERARTLRTLLTCNTMTLLTFGILACCRTPLLRDIGSTVAIGAFLAMLFSFMMAAPVADTARQARS, from the coding sequence ATGACGGCACGCCCGCGCTCCATAAAGCCGCTGGCCATCGGCCTGCTGGTCTCGCTGGTGGTGGCGGCGTGCGTGTTCATGGCCATACCGCTGCGCACCGACATGGCGGGCTTCCTGCCTGCGGGCCGCACGGACAACACGCGCTTCATCATGCGCGAGATCCAGTCCGGCAGCGCCGCCACGGTCATTCTGGCCGCAATCGAGGGTGCGCCGCCCGATGTGCTGGCACAGGCCAGCCAGACCATGGCCGACAGCCTTGCCCACAGCGGGCTGTTCGTAACCGTGACCAATGGTAGCCGCCCGCCCGATGGCGCGGACGAGGCCTTTCTGTTCAGCCACCGCTACCTGCTCGCCCCCCCGGATTCCGCACGCGATTTTTCGGTCGATGCGCTGCATGATGACATGCAGGCCGTGCTGGACATGATGGAATCCTCCGCCGAGCCACTGGCCCAGCATTATGGGCTGGCTGACCCGACCGGGGCTTTCATGGCGCTGCTGCGGGCGTGGGCGCCACACAGCCACGGGCGCAGCATTGATGGCGTGTGGTTCGCGCCCGAGCGCGACCGCGCGCTGATTTTGCTGCGCACCCGCGCCAACGGCATGGACCTGTATGCGCAAAAGCAGGTGCAGGCCGCGATCAATGCGGCCTACGCGGCTGCGGCGCGACCGGGCATGCGCCTGCTCATGTCCGGGCCTGCGGTGTTTGCGCTCAAGGCCTCGCATGCCATGCAGGCGGATGTGGAGTTCCTGTCCACCGCCTCGATGATTCTGGTTACGGCGGTGCTGATCTGGCGCTTCCGCTCGCCATGGGTGCTGGCGGCCATGGGCATTCCGTTCGCGCTCTCGCTCAGCGTGGCGATGGTGGTCGTAAAGGTGCTGTTTGGCTACGTGCATGGCATCTCGTTCGGTTTTGGCATGACCATGCTTGGCGTCTCGCTCGACTATCCCGTGCTGCTCATCGGCCACCGCGACCAGGGCGAGGACGCCGCAGCCCCCCTGCGCCGGATCGGCACCAGCCTGCGCCTTGCGGTGACCAGCGCGTGCCTGGGGCTGACGGGCATGGTGTTCTGCGGGCTGCCGGGGCTGGCGCAGCTTGGCGTGTTTTCGGTTGCGGGGCTTGTGAGCGCCGCGGCCACGACCCTGTGGCTCCTGCCGCGCCTGATCGAGAAGGCCGATCTTTCCCCCGGCGTCGCAACCCATGCAGATGGCATCCTGCGCATTGAATCCTGGCGGCGCTACCGCCTGTGGTTCCTGATCGTGCCGGTGATTGGCGCAGGCGTGCTGCTGGTCCATCCCCCTCAGCGCGAGACGGATATCGCCTCCCTCAGCCCTGTGCCGCCTGCGCTGCGCGCGCTCGATGCGGAACTGCGCCACGAAATCGGCGCGCCTGATGCCGGGCAGGCCATTATCGTGCAGGCGCCCAGCGTGCAGGGCGTGCTGGAACGCGAGGAACGGCTCATGCCCGTGCTCGACGCGCTGCAGGCACGCGGCGTGATGGGCGATGCGGAATATGCCGCCCGCTTCCTGCCCAGCATGACCCTGCAACGCGCCCGGATCGCGCGCCTGCCCGATACGGCGGAACTGGCCCGCAGGCTTGATGAAGCCCGCGCCGACCTGCCTTTCCAGCCCGATGCCTTTGCCCCCTTCGTGCATGATGTAGCCGTGACACGCGCCATGGCGCCGTTACAGCCGGGCGACATGACATCCCCGCTCGTGGCCACCCGCCTTGCCCCGCTGCTGTTTGCACGCCAGGGCCAGTGGTTTGGCATCATCCTGCCCGAAACCGTGCGCGATACGGCAGCCCTTGCCACGGCCTTCGCAACGCAGCCCGGCATCATGGTGCTGAACATGCGCAACGAAACAAACGCCATCGTGGCTGACCACATGCACCAGGCCCTGTGGTGGACGGTGGCTGGCACGCTCATGGCGATAATCGTGCTGGCACTCGGCCTGCGCAACGGGCGGCGGCTGGCGCGCGTGTGCGTGGCGGTGGGGAGCGCGGGCATCGTAATCATGGCGGCAATGGCGGTGCTGGGGGTCAGGCTGTCGCTCATCCATGTCATTTCGCTCCAGTTCGTAATGGGGGTGGGGCTGGATTATGCCCTGTTCTTCGCCCGCCCCCAGATCGACCGCGCCGAGCGCGCCCGCACCTTACGCACCCTGCTCACCTGCAATACAATGACCCTTCTGACCTTTGGCATCCTTGCATGCTGCCGCACCCCGCTTTTGCGTGATATTGGCTCAACCGTCGCGATAGGAGCGTTTCTGGCCATGCTGTTCAGTTTCATGATGGCGGCACCCGTAGCCGACACCGCGCGGCAGGCCCGTTCATGA
- a CDS encoding phosphotransferase, translating into MLTRADIEARMPHAGASCMLERVIAHDVQTIHCTTRAHLDPANPLRRNGRLDMVCGVEIGMQAAALHGGLHAQGATPRIGYLTTLRQIHLAPGRLDQPQWGTLQVRATCEQTDEQGMRYHFRVESEAGAALVTGHGFVVLQPQGQQA; encoded by the coding sequence ATGCTGACCCGGGCAGATATTGAGGCACGCATGCCCCATGCCGGGGCAAGCTGCATGCTCGAGCGCGTCATCGCGCATGATGTGCAGACGATCCACTGCACCACCCGCGCGCATCTTGATCCCGCCAACCCGCTGCGCCGCAACGGGCGGCTCGATATGGTGTGCGGGGTTGAAATCGGCATGCAGGCGGCCGCCCTGCATGGGGGGCTGCACGCGCAAGGAGCTACCCCGCGCATCGGCTACCTGACCACCCTGCGCCAGATCCACCTTGCGCCGGGGCGGCTGGACCAGCCGCAATGGGGCACATTGCAGGTCAGGGCGACATGCGAACAGACCGATGAACAGGGCATGCGCTACCACTTTCGCGTGGAAAGCGAAGCCGGGGCCGCTCTGGTCACGGGCCATGGTTTTGTCGTGCTGCAACCACAAGGACAACAGGCATGA
- a CDS encoding NAD(P)/FAD-dependent oxidoreductase — protein MTPDPSTKERPMTPPTDGSSAQECDVLVIGGGPAGSTAAALLAGQGRRVIVVEKDSHPRFHIGESLLAWNLPILERLGLMDRVRAFGVFKPGAEFVSDVTGRSVAFPFAYGIDKSYTNSYQVVRSEFDEMLFRHAGREGATLLENTRVTSVEPGQDGARGHVEAVGPDGIKQAFAPRFILDASGRDTFLASRAGNKTSNKYNSTAALFGHFSGVEFRDGDREGYISIHLVDNGWFWMIPLPDGLMSVGFVGDRVAFEGRKGSPADLFWSKVRASPSVSARMRNATPLRDIMATGNYSYHAGQSWGEGYYMIGDAFGFLDPVFSSGVLLAMSSAERGVSVADAWLKSPKAGRRAAHRAEQETRAAMKRVAWLIYRINTPVIRHLFMNPRNAFRMRDGVISLLAGDFRGKLRTRLPMAVFKAAYYLVSAKLWLERDRPQSCPELERGRR, from the coding sequence ATGACCCCGGACCCCAGCACGAAAGAACGCCCCATGACACCCCCCACCGACGGCAGCTCCGCGCAGGAATGCGATGTCCTCGTCATCGGCGGTGGCCCCGCGGGGTCAACCGCCGCCGCCCTGCTGGCCGGGCAGGGGCGCAGGGTGATCGTGGTGGAAAAGGACAGCCATCCACGTTTTCATATTGGTGAATCCCTACTGGCCTGGAACCTGCCCATTCTCGAGCGCCTTGGCCTGATGGACCGGGTGCGCGCGTTCGGGGTGTTCAAGCCGGGTGCCGAGTTCGTATCAGACGTGACCGGGCGCAGCGTCGCCTTTCCGTTCGCCTATGGCATCGACAAAAGCTACACCAACAGCTACCAGGTCGTGCGCTCCGAATTCGATGAAATGCTGTTTCGCCACGCGGGCAGGGAAGGCGCGACGCTGCTGGAAAACACCCGCGTCACCAGCGTGGAACCGGGGCAGGACGGCGCGCGCGGCCATGTCGAGGCCGTGGGGCCGGATGGCATAAAGCAGGCCTTCGCGCCGCGCTTCATACTCGATGCCTCGGGGCGCGATACCTTCCTCGCCAGCCGCGCGGGCAACAAGACCAGCAACAAATACAATTCCACCGCCGCCCTGTTCGGTCATTTCAGCGGTGTCGAATTCCGCGATGGCGACAGGGAAGGCTATATTTCCATCCATCTGGTGGATAATGGCTGGTTCTGGATGATCCCCCTGCCCGACGGGCTGATGAGCGTGGGCTTCGTGGGTGACCGCGTGGCGTTTGAAGGCCGCAAGGGCAGCCCGGCCGACCTGTTCTGGAGCAAGGTCAGGGCAAGCCCGAGCGTAAGCGCGCGCATGCGCAACGCAACGCCGCTGCGCGACATAATGGCCACGGGCAATTACTCCTATCACGCCGGGCAGTCATGGGGAGAAGGCTATTACATGATTGGCGATGCCTTCGGCTTTCTCGACCCCGTGTTCTCCTCGGGCGTGCTGCTGGCCATGAGCAGCGCCGAGCGGGGCGTGTCGGTTGCGGATGCGTGGCTCAAATCCCCCAAGGCAGGGCGGCGGGCGGCCCACCGGGCGGAGCAGGAAACCCGTGCCGCCATGAAGCGGGTCGCGTGGCTGATCTACCGCATCAACACGCCGGTCATCCGCCACCTGTTCATGAACCCACGCAACGCGTTCCGCATGCGCGATGGGGTGATCTCGCTGCTCGCGGGCGACTTCAGGGGCAAGCTCAGAACGCGCCTGCCGATGGCCGTGTTCAAGGCGGCGTATTACTTGGTCTCGGCCAAGCTGTGGCTGGAGCGCGACAGGCCACAATCGTGCCCCGAGCTTGAGCGGGGGCGGCGGTAA
- the fabG gene encoding 3-oxoacyl-ACP reductase FabG, translating to MKRALVTGGASPLGQAICQRLARDGLHVIVHAHNAIDKARDIAAGICATGGSAQAWQCDLSDMAATATALETLLAEGVVQVVVHNAGIHDDAPMAGMSAQQWRSVVSVSLDGFFATLQPLLLPMIGTRWGRIVGISSVAAIMGNRGQANYAAAKAGLSGAARALAREVASRGITVNVVAPGVIASPAIDAVMTPRQIADLVPAKRAGQPEEVADLVAFLTSSRAAYINGQTISINGGMA from the coding sequence ATGAAACGCGCACTCGTAACCGGGGGCGCCAGCCCGCTCGGCCAGGCCATCTGCCAGCGCCTCGCACGCGATGGGCTGCACGTTATCGTCCATGCGCATAACGCCATCGACAAGGCGCGCGACATTGCCGCCGGAATTTGCGCCACGGGTGGCTCGGCGCAGGCGTGGCAGTGCGACCTGTCGGACATGGCCGCCACCGCCACGGCGCTTGAAACCCTGCTGGCCGAAGGCGTGGTACAGGTGGTGGTGCATAACGCCGGCATTCATGATGACGCGCCCATGGCGGGCATGAGCGCGCAGCAGTGGCGCTCGGTCGTGTCCGTATCGCTTGACGGGTTCTTTGCCACCCTCCAGCCGCTCCTGCTGCCCATGATCGGCACGCGATGGGGGCGCATTGTCGGCATTTCCTCGGTCGCGGCCATCATGGGCAACCGGGGGCAGGCCAATTACGCGGCGGCCAAGGCCGGGTTGAGCGGGGCCGCGCGCGCGCTTGCGCGTGAAGTGGCCAGCCGGGGCATTACGGTCAATGTCGTGGCCCCTGGCGTCATTGCCTCGCCGGCCATCGACGCGGTAATGACCCCGCGCCAGATTGCCGACCTCGTGCCCGCCAAACGCGCGGGCCAGCCGGAGGAAGTGGCCGATCTTGTCGCCTTCCTCACCTCAAGCCGCGCCGCCTACATCAACGGCCAGACCATCTCGATCAATGGTGGCATGGCATGA
- a CDS encoding EAL domain-containing protein: MPDITQISSPLLEKLPLALMMADRAGHVLYGNARACAMTGYSAAELAATRMGRLFTRGMLPAVDAATTQALPEHGATPSCTTTLRRRDGLGLPVRLYRENLEWDGVPYELIALHDRTHEELMREQAEISAMIVQATDRGIVVLDAQYRITHANAAIATMLGVERDALHGAPFGTLLAGAENDIGTLRQFRAHLARRTGFEVDVQARGPQGVALWLRCAVTPHYADDGTLDDIIIIIHDITHDRQLRNLQRDVVEALTDQFSLREMLDFMCRRIELIAPDCMAVVMLSTGGVLHAGGHGAMPLPVLQAFEGLEASTAGGACGTAIATAKEVVVPDLAAEDRWPALRTVVAEHALAAEWAVPIILRNGEVAGSFSLYFRTPGQPGAWHRRIVQACVHLAMLAIEQQRSRESIIRLSYTDRLTSLPNRLWLNRRLNELVARPPATALSIMVIDLDRFRKIVQALGQGRADQMLLELAGRLRHGIVGRDVLVRTEGDEFVVLTTQDATDITHLAERILHTLEEPFTVDGIPINISGSIGISTHQDGQAVEETLRQAYTALAQAKKAGRCCYRFFHPSMNRQAEDHIILASALREAIADNRLTLVYQPQVDLSTGELHGVEALSRWNDAVLGMVSPGRFIPVAEETGQIRAIGMWSLRAACAQMAQWIAHGIPVPTVSVNVSAIQFQDPELVAQLATILHETGVPPERLIVELTETAMIENFEQTVATARAIRELGIGLSMDDFGTGYSSLSNLASLPISEVKIDRSFMNGFGSTGNVRQVVTAIIRIGHTLGMTVVAEGVEDATQCAQLRNIDCDVIQGYYFGRPMDTAALDTWIKERRAESVPVA, translated from the coding sequence ATGCCAGACATTACACAGATTTCTTCCCCGCTTCTGGAGAAACTGCCGCTGGCACTCATGATGGCGGACAGGGCAGGCCACGTGCTCTATGGCAACGCGCGCGCCTGCGCCATGACCGGCTACAGCGCGGCGGAACTCGCCGCCACACGCATGGGCCGCCTGTTTACCCGGGGCATGCTGCCCGCTGTGGATGCAGCAACCACGCAGGCCCTGCCAGAACACGGGGCCACGCCATCATGCACCACCACGCTGCGCCGCAGGGACGGGCTGGGCCTGCCCGTGCGCCTGTACCGCGAAAACCTGGAATGGGATGGCGTGCCCTATGAGCTGATCGCCCTGCATGACCGCACGCATGAAGAACTGATGCGCGAACAGGCCGAGATCAGCGCCATGATCGTGCAGGCGACCGACCGGGGCATTGTGGTGCTCGATGCGCAGTACCGCATCACCCACGCCAATGCCGCCATCGCCACCATGCTTGGCGTGGAGCGCGACGCGCTGCACGGCGCGCCGTTTGGCACGCTGCTGGCGGGAGCGGAAAACGATATTGGCACCCTGCGCCAGTTCCGCGCGCACCTTGCGCGCCGCACCGGCTTCGAGGTGGATGTGCAGGCCCGTGGCCCGCAGGGCGTGGCGCTGTGGCTGCGCTGCGCGGTCACGCCACATTATGCGGATGATGGCACGCTGGATGATATCATCATCATCATTCACGACATCACGCACGACCGGCAGTTGCGCAACCTGCAGCGTGACGTGGTCGAGGCGCTGACGGACCAGTTCTCGCTGCGCGAGATGCTCGATTTCATGTGCCGCCGCATCGAACTCATCGCGCCGGACTGCATGGCCGTGGTCATGCTCAGCACCGGCGGCGTGCTGCATGCCGGTGGCCACGGCGCCATGCCCCTGCCCGTGCTGCAGGCGTTCGAGGGGCTGGAGGCCAGCACCGCGGGGGGCGCATGCGGCACGGCCATCGCCACGGCGAAGGAAGTCGTGGTGCCCGACCTTGCGGCGGAAGACCGCTGGCCTGCCCTGCGCACGGTGGTGGCGGAGCACGCGCTGGCGGCGGAATGGGCGGTGCCCATCATTTTGCGCAATGGCGAGGTTGCGGGCAGCTTCTCGCTCTATTTCCGCACGCCTGGCCAGCCGGGGGCGTGGCACCGGCGCATTGTGCAGGCCTGCGTGCATCTGGCCATGCTGGCCATCGAGCAGCAGCGCAGCCGTGAATCCATCATCCGCCTGTCCTATACCGACCGGCTGACCAGCCTGCCCAACCGCCTGTGGCTCAACCGCCGCCTCAACGAACTCGTGGCCCGGCCGCCTGCCACAGCGCTGAGCATCATGGTCATCGACCTCGACCGTTTCCGCAAGATCGTGCAGGCGCTCGGCCAGGGCCGGGCCGACCAGATGCTGCTCGAACTCGCGGGCCGCCTGCGCCACGGCATTGTGGGCCGCGACGTGCTGGTGCGCACGGAGGGCGATGAATTCGTGGTGCTGACCACGCAGGATGCCACCGACATCACGCATCTGGCCGAGCGCATCCTCCACACGCTTGAAGAGCCATTTACGGTCGATGGCATTCCCATCAACATTTCTGGCAGCATTGGCATCAGCACCCATCAGGACGGGCAGGCCGTGGAAGAAACGCTGCGCCAGGCCTATACCGCGCTGGCGCAGGCCAAGAAGGCGGGGCGGTGCTGCTACCGCTTCTTCCACCCCTCCATGAACCGGCAGGCCGAGGACCACATCATCCTCGCTTCCGCCCTGCGCGAGGCCATTGCCGATAACCGGCTGACCCTTGTCTACCAGCCCCAGGTTGACCTGAGCACGGGCGAACTGCATGGCGTGGAGGCGCTATCACGCTGGAACGATGCGGTACTGGGCATGGTCTCGCCGGGGCGGTTCATTCCCGTGGCGGAGGAAACCGGGCAGATCCGCGCCATCGGCATGTGGTCGCTGCGGGCGGCGTGCGCGCAGATGGCGCAATGGATCGCGCATGGCATTCCCGTGCCGACCGTATCGGTCAATGTCTCGGCCATCCAGTTTCAGGACCCCGAACTGGTGGCACAGCTTGCCACCATCCTGCACGAGACCGGCGTGCCGCCCGAACGCCTGATCGTGGAACTGACCGAGACCGCCATGATCGAGAATTTCGAGCAGACGGTCGCCACCGCCAGGGCCATCCGCGAACTGGGCATCGGCCTGTCGATGGATGATTTCGGCACCGGGTATTCCAGCCTGTCCAACCTTGCCAGCCTGCCCATAAGCGAGGTCAAGATCGACCGCAGCTTCATGAACGGCTTTGGCAGCACCGGCAACGTGCGGCAGGTGGTGACCGCCATCATCCGCATCGGCCATACGCTGGGCATGACCGTGGTGGCCGAAGGGGTGGAGGACGCCACCCAGTGCGCCCAGCTGCGCAACATCGACTGCGACGTTATACAGGGCTATTACTTTGGCCGCCCGATGGATACCGCAGCCCTTGATACATGGATAAAAGAACGCCGGGCCGAAAGCGTGCCGGTTGCCTGA
- a CDS encoding beta-ketoacyl synthase chain length factor encodes MRVWISGLAVLADGMAGWEPARAILRGEAAWQPTPCALPPPATLAPNERRRTSPIVRLAMTVAGEACAAAGCDPAKVHNVFGSSNGDGMVVNTILQALADPTAGVSPTQFHNSVHNAAAGYWTIGSQSHQPVACFGGYDWSWGFSLLQAAAEAVVEEKTVLLCVYDMTMPQPLAQKRPTQGTFGVGLVLSPHPVPHAPAVLDMEYGPEGAADTALTLPDAQTTAALRALCHDNPAARCLPLLAAIAQGGMHEIRVAGDVGHVAIKVTPC; translated from the coding sequence ATGCGCGTATGGATTTCGGGCCTGGCCGTGCTGGCCGATGGCATGGCGGGATGGGAGCCCGCCCGCGCCATCCTGCGCGGGGAAGCCGCATGGCAGCCCACGCCGTGCGCCCTGCCGCCACCCGCCACCCTGGCCCCCAACGAACGGCGGCGCACCAGCCCCATCGTGCGCCTGGCCATGACCGTGGCCGGCGAAGCCTGTGCCGCGGCAGGCTGTGACCCGGCTAAAGTGCATAATGTGTTTGGCAGTTCCAATGGCGATGGCATGGTGGTCAACACCATCCTGCAGGCACTGGCCGACCCCACGGCGGGCGTATCGCCCACGCAGTTCCATAATTCCGTGCATAACGCGGCGGCGGGGTACTGGACCATTGGCAGCCAGTCCCACCAGCCCGTGGCCTGTTTTGGCGGATATGACTGGAGTTGGGGCTTTTCCCTGCTGCAGGCCGCAGCCGAGGCGGTAGTGGAAGAAAAGACCGTTCTCCTGTGTGTCTATGACATGACCATGCCGCAGCCGCTGGCCCAGAAACGGCCCACGCAGGGCACGTTTGGCGTGGGGCTCGTGCTCTCCCCCCACCCCGTGCCGCATGCGCCTGCCGTTCTGGATATGGAATACGGGCCGGAGGGTGCTGCCGACACCGCACTGACCCTGCCCGATGCGCAGACCACGGCAGCGCTGCGCGCGCTGTGCCACGACAACCCGGCGGCCCGCTGCCTGCCGCTTCTGGCCGCCATAGCCCAGGGCGGCATGCATGAGATCCGCGTGGCAGGCGATGTGGGGCATGTAGCCATAAAGGTAACGCCATGCTGA
- a CDS encoding LolA-related protein, translated as MMDHKRARLAPAALALFMCWGVGRGHAQDTQPPAPDLAATVIARIGMVPARHNVFHESKHIAALTHDLNSSGELIYARPGHVQKITREPRPETLIVQGTTLSLARGQGPARVVDLSHHAQLAALVEAIRAPLDGDITALRHDYTLAAQGDVAHWTLQLTPQPAMARYVRTITIDGQNNAMTVIRVVQANGDTQVMRIDPPV; from the coding sequence ATGATGGACCATAAACGCGCCCGCCTTGCGCCCGCCGCGCTGGCGCTGTTCATGTGCTGGGGGGTTGGGCGCGGACACGCGCAGGACACGCAGCCGCCCGCGCCCGACCTGGCCGCCACCGTCATTGCCCGCATCGGCATGGTGCCCGCGCGGCACAATGTTTTTCATGAAAGCAAGCATATCGCGGCCCTGACGCATGACCTCAATTCATCGGGTGAACTGATCTATGCCCGGCCGGGCCATGTGCAGAAGATCACGCGCGAACCCCGGCCCGAGACCCTGATCGTGCAGGGCACGACGCTGAGCCTGGCGCGAGGGCAGGGACCGGCCCGCGTGGTGGACCTGTCGCACCATGCGCAGCTTGCCGCCCTTGTCGAGGCCATCCGCGCACCGCTTGATGGCGACATTACCGCCCTGCGCCATGACTATACGCTCGCGGCACAGGGCGACGTGGCGCACTGGACGCTGCAACTCACCCCCCAGCCCGCCATGGCGCGCTACGTGCGCACGATCACGATTGATGGCCAGAACAACGCCATGACCGTGATCCGCGTGGTGCAGGCCAATGGGGATACGCAGGTCATGCGCATCGACCCGCCCGTATGA
- a CDS encoding beta-ketoacyl-[acyl-carrier-protein] synthase family protein, with protein MTAAMTALHVTAGTGISAIGLGVAQTLAALRDRRTGLERCDFAGITHGYAGSVAGVQTHALPPALAAYDCRNNRLIDMALRTDGVADAIMSARAHYGAGRIGVVMGTSTSGVLASEDAFCAMDAQGRLPAHFDYEHTQDLFSLARYVRAALDLGGPALCVSMACASSSRAFMDAAYLIRAGLCDAVVVGGADSLCRMTLRGFAALELVSAQPCRPCDASRDGISIGEAAGIVLLERADGRAVSGPPAGFRAAVLGYGASSDGHHMSTPHPHGAGAVLAMQRALQSARLPVDAIDYINLHGTGTRANDAMEDKAVGTLFGAQVPCSSTKGWTGHTLGACGVLEAMICALAIEHGFMPGCLGVDEVDPAFRTDVLTGNVTRPVHHVMSNAFGFGGANCSLIFGKAA; from the coding sequence ATGACCGCCGCCATGACCGCCCTGCACGTGACCGCGGGCACCGGCATAAGCGCCATTGGCCTTGGGGTGGCACAGACGCTGGCCGCCCTGCGCGACCGGCGCACGGGGCTGGAGCGGTGCGATTTTGCCGGCATCACCCACGGCTATGCGGGCAGCGTTGCAGGCGTGCAAACCCATGCCCTGCCCCCGGCGCTGGCGGCCTATGACTGCCGCAACAACCGCCTGATCGACATGGCCCTGCGCACCGATGGCGTGGCCGATGCCATCATGTCCGCCCGCGCGCATTATGGCGCGGGGCGCATTGGCGTGGTCATGGGCACCAGCACATCGGGCGTTCTAGCCAGCGAGGACGCCTTCTGCGCCATGGATGCGCAGGGCAGGCTGCCTGCGCACTTTGATTATGAACATACGCAGGACCTGTTCTCGCTCGCGCGGTATGTGCGGGCCGCACTTGATCTTGGTGGCCCGGCACTTTGCGTGTCGATGGCGTGCGCCTCCTCCTCGCGCGCGTTCATGGATGCGGCCTACCTGATCCGCGCGGGTCTCTGCGATGCGGTGGTGGTGGGGGGAGCCGACAGCCTGTGCCGCATGACGCTGCGCGGGTTCGCCGCCCTTGAACTGGTCTCGGCCCAACCCTGCCGCCCGTGCGATGCATCGCGCGATGGCATCTCGATCGGGGAGGCTGCGGGCATCGTGCTGCTCGAACGCGCTGATGGCCGCGCTGTCAGCGGCCCTCCGGCCGGGTTTCGCGCCGCCGTGCTCGGCTATGGGGCGAGCAGCGACGGGCACCACATGTCCACCCCGCACCCCCACGGCGCGGGCGCGGTGCTGGCCATGCAGCGTGCGCTGCAAAGCGCGCGCCTGCCGGTGGACGCCATTGATTACATCAACCTGCACGGCACCGGCACCCGCGCCAATGACGCCATGGAGGACAAGGCCGTCGGCACCCTGTTTGGCGCGCAGGTTCCGTGCTCCTCCACCAAGGGCTGGACGGGGCACACGCTGGGGGCGTGCGGCGTGCTGGAGGCGATGATCTGCGCCCTAGCCATCGAGCACGGGTTCATGCCCGGCTGCCTTGGCGTGGATGAAGTGGACCCCGCTTTCCGCACGGATGTGCTGACCGGCAACGTAACCCGGCCCGTGCACCATGTCATGAGCAACGCCTTTGGCTTTGGCGGGGCAAACTGCAGCCTGATTTTTGGAAAGGCCGCCTGA